Genomic segment of Benincasa hispida cultivar B227 chromosome 1, ASM972705v1, whole genome shotgun sequence:
ACAAAATCACAATTGGTTAGAAACTAAATATGGTAATATGTTTGTTGGATTGGATTTAATTGGAATTACTTAAAACTTAGAGATTCTTAAACATAAAACTATAACTATAAATTTccaaactaaaaaggaaaaaaagaaaaaagaaaaaagaaaaaggatacAATTTTCCACTAATAACATAAttctttttagtttaatacagcaaaatttgaaaatcctCACTAGAATTTGACTTGTGAAATTCCATCAATTAGTGTGAACGAAATTTCTAGCTGggttcaaaaggaaaaaagaaaaaggcaatTGATTTTTGGTCAAATTAATTAATCGCAAATTGTATGTGTGGAAAATTCAAAGAATATGgcattaaaaaagataaaaataaaaatctaaggaTGATAGGATCCTTCTTCCTCTCTCTTTAAATACAGCGCCCCCATTTCCGTTCTCTCTCAGTTTAATTTCAGAGGAAAAGGGTCTGAATACTTTTAATTTCTTCTTCGTTTCAATTTGTTCTTCAGTTTTCAGGTTTTAGCCATCGATGGGAACTGAAGGTCCATCAAAAACAAGGAATGACAGTGGCCACAACGATGTTagtctctctttctttttgttttttttttttccaatcgaTAATATAGGATCAAATTGAAACCCATTCAGGGTTTCCTTAGTTATGAATTTGTTCTACTCAACCCAAATTGTTCAAATTTCATAGTTTATTTTAGGGCCAAAGTTCATGATTCTGTACCCCATTTATGAATCAATCTGTTTTCTTCCTCATTTGATTTTGCTTTCTTTAACTCCCGCTTTCCAATGAtctacttgttttttttttaaaaaactataaccatttgttgtttttattggatttagggatTCGAAACTTCTTTAACTAGTTGAGTTATACTCGACTTCACATGAGTATTGTAAATCTGCCTTTTGCTGGTTAGCTTCTGGTAATTTGGTCTTGTTCTTGGTTTATTGCACAGCTTGAACAAAACAAGCTGGTTTTTGTGGTGGGGCTTCATATTAGAGGATTATTTTGGTTGAATATGATGATGGTTGTGAATAGGATGTGTAATTTTGgcgaaaaggaaaaaatatttgtGGGGATTCACTGTATGAAATGTTTTAACACATTTAGGTCTGTTTGGTCCATCAACTTTCGgtgttaaataatttaaactcTGTAAATTTCTCGTCGAAACCTCATCTTCTCTTTTGTATATTTGTggagaaattttatttttacaaacttTCTAACTCCAACATATTAATTTCAAACTTGAGAATTCGACTCAACCGCCTAAATGCCTAAATACTATTTAATTATTCTTATTTGAATACCGTTATGGTAAAATAGAGTTTTCTCCTCAGATTGTTTATTATGTTCGAAACTACtctaagaaaaattaatttgagagaattttaaaatcacttaaaAACCTGCAATTTTTGCATTTGGCCACTTGTTTTGTTGGCTTTGgtttttagttcatttttcttcCGCATTTTTATGATGgaaaatatatagttttttaagagagagagagattggaACAATGGTCAAATTACTGACTTTGATGGATGGTGTCACTTTGTGGCCATTTTGTCCACACATTTAAATTGTAATATAGATTGAATCAGCAATACTGACTTTAAATACTTTGCCAAAATGGCCTGTGGGTCCTATTCCCAAAAAGATATTAAGGTTATTTGTGAAATTTGAATTATGAAACACAAAAAAGAGAGCCTTTTTGCAACCCCTTCCAAAAATATTTGGAGAACAAAAAGTAACCCATACATATCATGGTCTAATCATTTACTTTAATCCACTTTGGTCCCCTAAAGTTATAAAAATATTACTTTAAGCTAAGGAAATCACATGCATGGGTTGAAAGTCGAGAAAGATTGCTCgtcatattaacatatttttaagaatgatgtAGAGTCCATTAGCATAAGAAAGATATTTATGGAAGATAAATTTCTAATGTAAACAAAGAGAGTATTATACTAttgtatggatttttttttttttttttttttttttctaacaagtTGAGAATGCTTACTTTGACCAATTCCAAACATTATCTTTGTTTAGTTGTGCCTCTGTTAAAGAGAAATGGATTGGCACCCTTTATTTTTTCAttgctctctctcttttatgCTTGCCATTAAAATGTTCTCTCCCTTTTGGGTGATTGATAGGGCATCAATAAGACAAAGGAACAAAAAGCAATAGATGATTGGCTTCCAATTACTTCTTCAAGAAATGCAAAGTGGTGGTATTCTGCCTTCCACAATGTCACCGCCATGGTTGGTGCTGGTGTCCTTAGTCTTCCATCGGCTATGTCAAACCTTGGATGGTAATGATCTCAACTCAAATAGTAGAAAGAACACGTGAAACTTTATCCTTATTAGTGGAAAATAGCCCTAGCTAGATTCACTCTCGGTGAAATAGCTACCATGCCCTTTGGTCCCGAGCTTTTGAACTAATCCGAGTCTTTGAGCTCTTTATGGCAGCTAGTCTAGATCATTTTTAGGATGATTGGAAAATCTTTCTTTGTTAAGATAGAGGTAACTAAATATAGATAAAACATAGCCACTATGAATTGGCCTGACGACCTCAATTATGAATTTGCAGGGGTCCTGGTGTGGCTGTGTTGGTACTGTCATGGATTATCACTTTATATACATTATGGCAAATGGTGGAGATGCATGAAATGGTTCCTGGGAAAAGGTTTGATAGATACCATGAGCTTGGTCAACATGCTTTTGGTGAGAAATTAGGCCTTTACATTGTAGTACCTCAACAACTGATTGTTCAAGTTGGTACCAACATAGTTTATATGGTCACCGGGGGACAATCGCTGAAAAAGTTCCACGACATCGTGTGCCCGAGATGCAAGAGTATCCAATTAACTTACTTTATCATGATCTTCGCCTCGGTTCAATTTGTACTTTCCCACCTTCCCAGCTTCAACTCCATGTCTGGTATTTCTTTGGCTGCAGCTGTTATGTCCTTGACGTATGATATGCTCTCAAAAAAGCTTTTCATGTTGACTGCTTGCTATATTACTATACGTTAAAGCTATGCAAGATACACCAAAAACTGATCTTGATTTGTTCATTGGTTTTGCAGTTATTCAACGATTGCTTGGACAACTTCTATCGCAAAGGGTGTTCAGCCTGATGTGGATTATGGATTCAAAGCTAGTACTACACCAGGGAAAGTTTTTAACTTCTTAAATGCTCTGGGAGATGTGGCTTTTGCATATGCAGGGCATAGTGTGGTGCTGGAGATCCAAGCAACGATCCCATCTACACCAGAGAAGCCCTCAAAAAGAGCTATGTGGAAAGGGGTCGTTGTCGCTTATATAGTTGTTGCTCTGTGCTACTTCCCTGTTGCTTTGATTGGATACTGGACGTTTGGAAATTCTGTCAAAGACAACATTTTGATCTCACTGGAGAAACCTGCATGGCTTATTGCATTGGCTAACATGTTTGTTGTCATCCATGTTATAGGAGGTTACCAGGTAGGTAAACTTCTCAATCTATGTCAAATCTTTAGTCTACAATTTGTACAAAAGGGTCAACGGCTAGTCATTTGACATAATTAAACTAAACATAGTTGTTTATATGACTGCAGATATATGCAATGCCAGTGTTTGACATGATAGAAACTGTATTGGTGAAGAAACTGCATTTCAAGCCTAGTTTTATACTTCGATTTATTGCTCGTAACGTTTATGTTGGTGAGTAAACTTCTACTTTTTTCCTGCTTATCAGACAAGGAAATCACATATGAATCTAACTGGCTGAATTTGAATTTGTTCTACTTCTAATCCTTTAATCCTTTGATTCACTACAGGACTTACCATGTTCATTGGCATTACCTTCCCCTTCTTTGGTGGTCTACTTGGATTCTTTGGAGGATTTGCCTTTGCCCCTACAACATATTTCGTAAGCCACAGCTTCTCACTTTTGgtcatcttcattttttttcttctctttttgttCCAAGTATCTGAGTTCACGAACATGAAAAAGATAGCTATCTAAAGatctttcataaaaaaattacaatactTGCCTACTGATCCTTCTCATTTCATTTTGCTTTCTCAGCTTCCCTGTGTTATATGGCTTCTCATATACAAACCGAAAAGGTTCGGGTTATCTTGGTGCACTAATTGGGTAAAGTTCTTCTTGGACAACGCTTTCATTTGTTCTGATAGATGATATGTCAgtttatttatacaaattctttaaaATAAGTGTGAAGCTTACATTGTCAGTTCATTTTCGGTTTCAGATATGCATCATACTTGGAGTGCTTCTAACTGTTCTATCACCTATTGGAGGAATGAGAAATATCATACTTCAAGCCAAAAACTACCATTTCTACTCATAAATTACCCTCCAACTGCTTCAGAGTAAAATATGAATACAGGAAGCAGATGATGATACATACAGGCCATAAGTATGCTTGTTGACTGATAAAGATGTCACATTTAGTTGAAGATTAGAAAGAATCTTAAGATTTCAAAACTATCTTATATGGATAGGGACTTATACTGCTTAATGTCTTTGCAAATACCAGTAATTTTCATGTTGTAAGCTTCTGCCTTCAGAGTAcagttccatttttttttttttaattttcttccaAAATCAATATAAAAGTTTTGCTTCTACTTGGCTTCAATTCTCTCTTGTTTATCAATATCAGATACACAATAACAGCTGGGCAAGTACTCCATTCATTTTGTCATATTTTTGGCCATATCTAGCCTAGTTGTATAGCTCATAAAAACAGTCAGAATCTATAAATTATTAAACAAGGTGTAAAAATCATATCATACTATAAAGTAACACAGAAATTcacaatatataatatataatatatatttattcatttattcatttatttatatataaactatatggaAAAGAACAATAAATTACTCATTGAAGAAGAGGAATCGAGATGTTATATCTAAATGAGGGATGAAACAAAAACAACTGACCACAAAACTTCTCTTTTCAATTGAGAGATTTTGATACCCTTTTTCCTTGTGTGAATGATAAATGAATCTAACAGCGACAAATAGAAGGAGAAACCCAATTGCTTTCTACTtcctcttcctcctcttcttcttctctagatGTGGGTTAATTCCTCTTTCTCCATTGTTGCAGACCAAAAAAGAGAGGAATTTCCATATCCTTTTCCCTGCTTTCAATTATAAGAAAATCTAACTAccataaaagaaagaaaaaaggtgAAGAAAGCCCCAATTGCTTCCTCCTACcttgccttcttcttctccaatttGCTGCTCTTTTCTCTGTATAACTCAACCCATAGATTGGTAATCCACAAAATACTCACAGAAATGGCAGCTGCAACAACAAAAATCCAAGACATCCAAACCCATTTAGGAATCACAGTCTCAGCTCCTCCATTGAAGAAGAACTCACCCATCTTGTAAAGGAAGTAAGGCCCAACAAATCCCCTGACAATCGAATACAATACATAAAAAGGAGGAGACAGAAGATTATACACTGTATTAGCGAACTCAACATCGGCTCTTCTGGCTCTAGCCAGCGTCCAAGCGTTCTGGCAAAAGCTGGTAACCTCAGCGAGAATGAGAAGGACAAGAATCGCATAAGCGCCATGAGAGACAAGGTAACGACAAGTTACGAAGACGAAGAGAGTGACCAAATGATGAGCGATGAAGAGCAAATCTGAAGGGAAGAAGATGATATAGTGTAACAGATCCATGAGAAAGTAAGCGATGCTGTAATCGAGGACGGTGTTTTGAAGATCTGTGTTGGATGAGGCAAAACCACGACCGGCGTCGGTGAGGATGGCGCCGGAGGCTAAGAACACGGCGGGGGTACCATGAACGAAGGAAATTGCGCAACTCGCAGCTTCCGGCCGGATCTTAGGGCTCCAATTACGAAACAAAAGGAAATAAGCAAAAATATAGATCGTAAAgaagattgaaaagaagaaagGGAGAGGATTCAGATGGGTTTCCATTGAAACCCGTTGTCGACAAGGTGATCGGAATCCGAGGAAGAAGAACTCCGATGATcgggaaaaaaattgaaaagtggGGGAAAGGGAGGGAAGAGACTGGATTCTTCAGCAAATCAAATGGAAATCCAAAAGCCGAAAAggggtattttttttattcgaaAAATTGAAACccaataaataaacaataaaaaatcgcaactattttttttttaaaaaaaaattattattattttttattttttgagaaTCTAATAAAGAGCCACTGAAAACGTTGTAACTTGTACCTGTTATTTATGATTATGATAAGAACAAAGATTAGGGCAAATTAACGTGACGTagcaaatttcttttctttttttttttttttcaaatccttAACATCATTTAAGATTGTTCCTAGGATAATTATTGTTAAAATTGtcacttttttttaaactttagagatgaaatattttttcttaaaaaaaaaaactttagagaagaaataaaaattaaaagtaaagttTGTTCAAATATTATGTAAGCACTcgttgaaaattaatttttctttcattttctaaaGAAATGGAAAGatcattaaaaaacaaaatatagttCAAAAAATGTGGGAGGAAGTATGGATTTGATTGGTTCAAAAAATCTTTTTAAGACTTCATTTGAAAGCAAATGATTGAAATATCTATACGTTCTAGAAGagttttaagtttaaatctTTATCGCTTATTTGTAGGCGATATTCTAAAAACAAGTCTAACAAGTAACAAATGTTTCTTAAACGTTTGGAGtttgaatttttgtttctatataacctaaactaaaacataatatattttgattaatttttaattctaaattattaaaaacgtttttttctttttttcttttttttttttcctaaaactaatttctaatagGAGGTTtatgttggggtttgtgctcTAACCTCGTGATTTGTaaatgtataaacaaattattgatcattaataaatttttttttattttattcggTATCTTAATTTTGcataattcaatccaataaacaagcTCCAAGGTTATTTACATGAAACTTGAACGATATGTTGACATACAGTGGATtttgttcaagtaataacctgaaaAGGATCGTAGATGGATAAGTGATACTAGAGAATTAGCATTGCCTGCAAACCTCTAATCAAATACATTTATAATATCGGACTTTACTACCACTACTACAAAGACAAGCAATAGTGGCAAGTCCGGGTCGATCTGTAAGAAAGCGCGGATGTAGTTTCCATCTAATTAGACTCTTCTAGCTAAAGTTGTAACAAGGGGGTTCTGGGGTGGTTTAAGTGTCGATGCGAGGAAAATAAAAGGTAGGAAAGTAAAGTGCGGAAAATTAAAGTGTAGGAAATGTAGAAATGCTAGCTGAGAACTTAGGATCCATCCAATGCTCGATTGATCATAGGATTACTAAGTATTATCTCTCTCAATTTAATGTGGTTAGTCAACTTGTCCAGATAGTTGAGGTAATCGCCCTATTTACCAATTAATTACTTAAGTGAGATAGAAGTTCGATTAATTGGGTTCGATAACATCTATAGAAACTTTACATCTACTTTAATTAATCTCTTAATTAGACTAATTGCCTAGTTGTTTGGGTTCGATAGCATCCATAACAAATAAACAATTGCATTAGGCTCAATAGGTTCAACTAAGACGGTTAATAACATTGATAGCCTAAGCTAGTAATTGATTGTGTTCTTGAATTATCCTTGTCATGCAATGTGCAAAAGGTTATTCTAAACAACCTAAAATTCACAACAAGCATGCTTTGGACCTTGCTACTTGCTACTTTGTAATCAATACATTAGTACAAGCATATTATGCATTAATCTTTAGCTTTACATAGAAGTTGAAATAAACTCGATTTCTTGGATTTGTTATGTAGAAGTAACACATTCATATGAAGCACATCGTGTATCAATCTCTAGCCTAACAAAGAATGTATGAAGGTTGATTAGCCATAACATACATCTAAACATAGAAATTGAAATATATGTAAGATAAAAAAGACCAAATCTTTAAAATCAATACATCGAGTTTCACCTAGCCCTAAGCTAGCAACTCACCTTAGCCTTTAAATTTGGACCAAAATATGTTTACAATCataaaaatcccaaaaatagaGCAAAAGTGGAGGAAAAGagaggagaagaagagagaaaaccATCTGGAGGCCGAATGAGGTGAAGAATGAcctaaaaattggaaaatctgCATTTATAGTAGTCAGAGCGTCGCAACACTCTTGCTCACGCACACCTtgattgaagaaactcttatcaaagagaacccatgaacagaagcacgatcgatccaaatccattgtgatagaattaaaggcatttacaaacatacagaacagttatgcaactttgaacaaattacaacatgctttcaaaattaaaaacaaaaggaacgagaaacatacctttgaagaactcttcttctattGAACTCTTGCTCTCATGAAGAACTTGGACAataatctctcgctctcgcctAAATCGCCTACCCAATCGTCTAGTGGTCATGAataaacttctccacgaacaagcaaCCTCTCGAAAACCACCACTCAGcaacctcagtattctcgatgagaatccaggaggtgtaggctctgttggatttggtagagggttgGAGGAAAGCAACGATCGAACTATATGattcaagcaagtgggagaatgtactgtctatcgtatagactttgtgtgcttgattgtttagtaaaactcaataggtacacgatcgtttagaaaaacacgcttgatcgtttagagaatctcacttgccatgcgatcgtttagtaaaatgctccacgatcgtatagtcaaaggctctagtacacgattgtttaggctCTTGCTTAGAAGGTTGTCGTACAGTCTCTAGTTAACTAAACAATTGGTGTTGTACCTAATGAAGCgattctttacaaaatgaaaacatttttcattttatccttcatttatgaaaactgaacataacctcccactttcacgcacggttaaaggagaaaccacctacaattatcatataattgttttaattttaaataaatataataactaacttatcatattttatagcctatagttttaatatcacatcatatgtaacatttaaaccatagtccatttctcctttattcaatataaatcatatttatatcaaattcctccaattaatgtatctcatacatcatgtcaactatatcacatataattgaaccagtttaattatatcatacataatcaaGCTCCCtctcgtcaatttgaacacttcaaactgacccaaaaactgattttcaacttgaatctattgagctactaaggggaccttatagacctatagcttgaagctccaacggtacgtgaatagctgattaaactctttaatcacgagatctatcatccgttaactgtcgaacactccactaaagaccgacagctgcactcttctcaccagagatatatttctgtgtccatcggatataaccagtcaacggtacgataacccttcacaaatcgctcgtaagtatagttgagttaatttaccgttttgcctccatagttatatctaactccttaagtaccaccgatccctctaatgaacaatacatcatagtcctactatgagtgaacacctttTGGGCCATGataaggtgtgtggcgccacattgtttaagccccggaatcagcccttaaaggagtaatctatctacttaccccatgcttcggggaaagagtgaattccattttgtgtagctgagtttctaactctctaatcagatgaatcctcaaagtggtatgtttgagtcggcaatctaaccactcgcacccatgcaaatcaaaggaccgtcttcataggcaggagtttccaactcactcaagattagggtcatgttacctatggtcatcctagtgaaatggaAGTATTTgtcataaacggtgttatataacgagactaaacacttcgtggtccggtcttatacaaattcctttatataggacactcccgctcgcatgtctccacatgaatgattaggatcagaccatttgtagcatgtcacaacacttgtaactatctacaaagcgggtcgtatctgtagtgacaccaggataaggtttccctcctatatccatatactatagatcatttaagttatcacttaaggcatgatccacttgtatgtctccacatacatgcttaagttacaatgacaaccagggatcttagtttattggtttgtggtaaatgcaaata
This window contains:
- the LOC120085369 gene encoding lysine histidine transporter 1-like; the encoded protein is MGTEGPSKTRNDSGHNDGINKTKEQKAIDDWLPITSSRNAKWWYSAFHNVTAMVGAGVLSLPSAMSNLGWGPGVAVLVLSWIITLYTLWQMVEMHEMVPGKRFDRYHELGQHAFGEKLGLYIVVPQQLIVQVGTNIVYMVTGGQSLKKFHDIVCPRCKSIQLTYFIMIFASVQFVLSHLPSFNSMSGISLAAAVMSLTYSTIAWTTSIAKGVQPDVDYGFKASTTPGKVFNFLNALGDVAFAYAGHSVVLEIQATIPSTPEKPSKRAMWKGVVVAYIVVALCYFPVALIGYWTFGNSVKDNILISLEKPAWLIALANMFVVIHVIGGYQIYAMPVFDMIETVLVKKLHFKPSFILRFIARNVYVGLTMFIGITFPFFGGLLGFFGGFAFAPTTYFLPCVIWLLIYKPKRFGLSWCTNWICIILGVLLTVLSPIGGMRNIILQAKNYHFYS
- the LOC120085377 gene encoding TLC domain-containing protein At5g14285-like; protein product: METHLNPLPFFFSIFFTIYIFAYFLLFRNWSPKIRPEAASCAISFVHGTPAVFLASGAILTDAGRGFASSNTDLQNTVLDYSIAYFLMDLLHYIIFFPSDLLFIAHHLVTLFVFVTCRYLVSHGAYAILVLLILAEVTSFCQNAWTLARARRADVEFANTVYNLLSPPFYVLYSIVRGFVGPYFLYKMGEFFFNGGAETVIPKWVWMSWIFVVAAAISVSILWITNLWVELYREKSSKLEKKKAR